ATGCATGGAGCCTCCGCCATCATTTTCGTAGCGTGGTATTATGTGAACGTGGACATGTGGCACGACCTGTCCGGCGAGTTCCCCGTTGTTGAGTCCTATATTTGCCGCAGGTGCACCAAGGGTCTCCAGTAATGTTTTCGTTACTTTATTCACGGATGAAAAAAGAAGGGCAGCATCGTCAGGTTTCATTTCAGTAAAGGCACTTACATGAATTTTAGGAATTACTACGGCGTGACCCCTTGAAACCGGATTTATGTCCAGAAATGCGAGCGTGAAATAATCTTCAAAGATCTTGTATGATGGAATTTCCCCTGAAACAATTTTGCAAAACAGACAGTCCATTTTAACACCATTTCCGGATTGGTTTTTCTTTATTTAATGTTTCTGTCAAACGACAAAAAGTTAGGGTTGCCGAAAACTATATATCAAAGCAAGTTATTCACTAATAAAATTAGGAAAACCTAAAAAAGGTGGATAAAATGTCAGGTTATACATTAGATTTACTGGAAACGGGGTCAAACGGGCGTATAATTGAAGTCAAAGGCCGTGGTAGTGCACGCAGAAGGCTTCTTGATATGGGGATGATTCCTGGTGCTATAGTCCACATTACTAAAAAAGCACCATTGGGAGATCCCATTGACATTAAGGTAAAGGGCTACAACCTTTCCCTCAGAAAACAGGAATCCGGATTGATTGTTGTAGAAACTGTGGAGTGATCTGAATGGGGTCAAAAATGCCGCTTTGCATGGCACCCAAAGGACAGGACTGCAAGGTATGCGAAATATGTGCGGGTAAAGCATTGGGCCACAGGCTAACTGAAATTGGATTCAATCAGCACTCCTGCCTGAAGGTTGTCGGCAGTGAAAGAGGATCTGTCGTCGTTCATATTAATGGGAGCAAGTATGCCCTTGGGCGCGGAATGGCCATGAAAATAATAGTTGAACCAGTGGCAGGTGGTGAAGCAACTTGAAACAAAAGATCACTGTAGCTGTTGCCGGTAATCCTAACGTTGGGAAAACAACTTTGTTTAATGCGCTTACAGGTGCCCGTCAGAAGGTCGGGAACTGGGCAGGAGTAACCGTTGAGAAAAAGGTAGGTACAAGGGAACACGGCAACTATGAAATCGAAATAGTTGACTTGCCCGGAACATACAGTCTTACTGCTTACTCCATGGACGAGGTTGTTGCCAGGGATTTCATCATAAACGAGAAACCGGATATTGTACTTCAGGTTGTGGATTCCACAAATCTTGAGAGAAACATGTATCTGACAACCCAATTGCTGGAACTTGGTTCAAGGCTTGTGCTTGCACTCAACATGTCTGATCTCGCAGAATCGAGGGGGGAATCAGTTGATCATGATAAACTTCAGGAATTCCTGAAAGTCCCTGCAATAAAAACAGTTGCAAGCAGCAAGGAAGGAATAACTCTCCTTCTGGATGAAATTGTGAATCAATTCGAGAATCCGGGCCAGCCGGAACATGAAATTGGTTATGGGAAGGAACTCGAAGATATCATTTGCAAACTTGAAAGTATCCTTGAAAAGGACGAAGTCTTTTCCTCCCTTTATCCACTGCGCTGGCTAAGTGTAAAACTCCTTGAAGGGGATGCAGACGCTCTTGAAAAACTCAGGGAAAGCAAAGTGGGGAAAGATGTTCAGAATCTGCTTTCAGGTCTGGATACTGATATTTATGAAGCCGAAATGGCTGATAAGAGGTACGAATTCATCGGTAGTCTTCTCCCACAGGTTTGCACCGGTTGCTCTGAACAGGTAACAGCTTCCGACCTTATCGATAAGGTTGTGACAAACAAGTATCTCGGAATTCCAATTTTTCTTTCACTCATGTGGGGAATGTTTGAACTTACATTTGCATTTGCCACTCCTTTCATGGACATGATTGACATGTTCTTTGGTTGGCTTGGAGGGTTTGTAGCAGCAAACATTGAGACACAATGGCTTGCTTCCCTGCTTGGTGATGGAATAGTCGCAGGTGTTGGATCAGTTGTACTGTTTGTCCCCAACATTTTCATTCTGTTCTTCATCCTTGCACTTCTGGAAGGTAGCGGATACCTTGCAAGAGCTGCGTTTATCATGGACAGGATAATGTATTCTGTGGGCCTTCAGGGTAAATCATTCATACCCATGCTTATGGGATTTGGGTGTTCTGTCCCTGCAATCATGGCTACGCGGACACTTGAAGATGAAAAGGATCGTCTGGTAACCATGCTTGTGGCTCCGTTCATGTCCTGCGGTGCCAGACTTCCTGTCTATGTACTGCTTGCTGGAACTTTCTTCGGCAGGCAGGCCGGAACAATCATCTTCGGTCTCTATGTGCTGGGAATCCTTGTTGCAATAGCATCAGCGAAGTTGTTCAGGAGCACATTGCTCAGAGGTGAATCATCACCGTTCATCATGGAATTACCCCCTTACAGAAGTCCATCACTGAAGACATCCGTTCTGCACATGTGGGCACAGGGATACCTGTATCTCAGGAAAGTTGGGACAGTCATTGTTGGTGGTGTCACCATCATATGGTTGCTTGCTTCCTTCCCGTCGGGTGTGGAATACGGTAGTGAGCAAAGTTTCATCGGGATACTCGGTCATCTCATCGAACCTCTGGTTGCACCACTTGGCTTCGATTGGAAGATTGCAGTCTCTCTTGTGTTTGGATTTGTTGCCAAGGAAGTAGTAGTTGGTTCACTTGGTGTCCTTTATGGCTCAGGTGAGGACGAAGCTCTTCTTTCAGGCGCACTTCTTGCAGATCCGACATTCACTCCGGCAATTGCCCTCGGACTGATGGTATTCACATTGCTCTATGTGCCGTGTATTGGTACAGTGGCTGTGATTAAGAAAGAATCCGGCTCATGGAGATGGATGGGATTCGCTGCGGCCTATACAACATTTGTTGCCTGGATGCTTGCATTCATCACAGTGAAGTTTGGAGGATTTGTGCTCGGATAAAAAGGAGATGTTAAAAATGGAAAATCACAAAACAATGGAATTGTTTTCCTTCATATTGGGTCTGAGCTATTCACTGGCTGGGATTGTGCAGATTGGAAAGGGTATTGGTCTCCTGAATTCAGCCTTTGCAGAGAGTCTGTTTATTCCCGGGGAAACAGCAGGTGGATTTGTGCTTCTGGTAGTGGGTGCCGTGTTTATCGCTGGATGGAATACTTTCCGGGCAGATCAGCAGGAAGGAATTGCTTATGTTTATGTAGGGATTCTGCTTTCACTGATCTTTGCAGCAGTTTACATGCTCTCAATGGTTGCGAACGGTATGGAAGCCTACCTGCTTTCAGCAGAAGGATTTGAAAACTGGACTCCGCTTTCAGACCTGAAGCCGGCTGTATATTTGGGTCTGGCTGCACTTGGAGCTTATCTCGGGTGGAAGGAAAAATTCTCCTTCTCCGCCTGAATTAATACTTGAAAATAAAAAGGAGGTGCAATTCTGGTAATGGGATACAAGGCAGTGCTGAAGAATTTTGATGATTTCAGCAAAACCGGTTCCTTCTCATTTAATGAGATGGCTGCAAAAATGAATATGAGTTCAGGACAGCTAAAAGGTATGATTGATATGATGGAACGCATGGGTCACATTGAAGAAGTAAAAACCTCGTGTTCTGCTTCAGGTTCCGGATGTTCCAAATGCCATAGTTCCGGCTGTGGAAGCGGCATGTCTCCAACTCTTCTTGGTGTCACATACCGGCTTACAGAAAAAGGTAGAAAGGTTTGTGCAGAAGCATAAACCTTTTTTGTTTAATAAAAATCACTCAACTTTTCTTCTGACAAGGGATCCATCACGCATCTTAATGGTGATATATTTCCCCTCATCCGAAGCTTCATATTTGTTGTACTGGAGGGAAGCAAATCTTCCGGCATCGAGATATTTTTTGAGTAACTCAATGTCCTGTTTTTCCAGTTTTCCTTTTTGGGCAGGTGGGCTAATACTTGCTTTCTTGTGAGAAAGGATGGTGCCATCTTTCATGTCTGCCCCAACATATCCCTGCATTTCCTCAGCAATCAAATAACCGGCTTTCATGAAAGCGCCTGCAAATTCCCCGCATTTACCCTTTACAACAACAGTGCCACCGTTAAGATGGGATGCTGTATTCATCCCTGCATTTCCTTCAATAATGAGAGTTCCTTTTTGCATCAGCAAGCCGGAACCATTGTACACATTACCTGTGACCTGGATTTCGACATCACAACTGCAACGAGCTGCGATAGTGCCTCTTAGGACATTATCGGAAAGAACAAGTTTATGCCCTTCCAGCTTGTTGGAAATCGGAGTTTCGTCCGGATTATTGCATAATAAATCCGTGATGGATACGAATTTCCTGTAGCCTTCACTATCTGATTCAACTTCAATGATGTTCCCCAAAGGCTCGGCAATTTCCCCGCTCACATACATCGTACCGGAAACCATGCCCATTCCGGCTTCAATGCCTACATTCCCGTCGACGATAATTGTTCCTGCTTTCTCGACACCGCCGTTTCCTCCCAGATGCTCAATGCTTGCTCCCATGCTATGTGCAAGCTGCTCTCCGGTGTCTCCTTTTATGTGCACGGTTTCCCCGGCCTTCAGGGCCTCAACAATTTCCCTGTAAGTATGGGTGGATCCTTTCTGGCCTGGAATGACGGTATCCCGCTCAAAGTTGCTGCTCCAGCAGAAGTCAAAGGTATAGTCACACAGCTTATCAACCGGGTTTTCAAGTTCAAGCAGGATCATTTATTCTCATCCGTGAATAAGTGCAGGGAGACAGCGGGTACATACCCAGATGCTTTCCTTACCATGCCTGAGTGGCATGAGGTATCTTTCATTTTCGCTGAGGCCGCACTGGAAGCAGTGGATTGATGTGTCTTCATGCTTTGTTTCTTTTGCTTCTTCATCCCTTTTCACCTTAGCAGCAGCTACGGCTTCCGGACTGAAATCCACGGTTTGTCTTTCTTCAATGGAAATTGCATCCTGTGGGCAGACTCCGATACAGAATCCCATTCCGTCACAGAGCTCCTCGGATACAACCTTTGCTTTACCATCGATTATCTGGATAGCTCCCTCAGCACAGGGCGAAACACACTTTCCACAACCGTTACACTTTTCCTCATCGATATGTACTATCATTCTCTTTACCATTCACAAACCTCCATTAGTGATGTGTACCTTCAACAACTTCAAACCCGGCGTCTTCGAAAGTTTTCCTGATAGAATCCACATGCGGGCATTCCGGATAATTTTCCATCAGCATGCAGGAACTCAGGTGAACCGTATCTATTCCGGATTTTTTCAGGGATTTGGCAAGCCGGTATGTTCGTCTTCCCGGGCAGCCACCACAGGTGAAAAAGGCCGCCATCTCCGTATCATCGTCATAATCGCTAAATTTCACTTTCCGCCCGTTGAAAGCCTTAAAACAACCGGTTCCGGGACAGGCTTCCGCTGTGATGTCACAGCGAACTACGGCTATCTTCCTTTTGCCTTCCATAATCAACCCTCATTTTGCGCTTCTTTGATTGCGGAATCAACGCTTTCTCTTATTATGTATCCTGCTTCGTGGAGAATTGTGTCCCCGATCTCCGGATCCTGCTGCATACTTGCAGTACATGGGTATGCATGGTGTGCCTTTGAGACAGTTTCCTTGAACTCTTCCACATCTGAATGTGAGAGTTTCCTTGCAACGTACCATGTGCATCCACATGGGGCATCCCTTATCACCCTTGCAAGGGCAATTCCTTTTCCTGAATCATCAAGCTCCAGATAGAGTTTTGGTCTTCCAAACCCGAGGTTCACAAAGGAATCAATATAATGTTTCCCGGTTTTTTGCAGGCTGCAGAAAGGCTTTGGGAATTCACACTCTACTCCCATGTCTTCAAGTTTTTTCCTCAACTGCCCTACTAGCCCTGCCGGTGCAAGAGAGGGATTTTCTCCGGGAGCGATTACAGCTTTTGCATTTGACCTTTTTGCAAGTTCCGGGAGTGCAGCCAGAATGTCCGGATGCAGGTTGAGTGCAAGCAGGAGGTCACATGATGCCATTTTTTCCGGGAGGAACTCTTCTGGTTCTTCAATAAACTCCGGGAGATCAGAGGTAAACTCATGCAACTCAACAATATCCATTGCATAAGAGGGCCGGAATTCCCTGCAGTGATCGCAGAGTTCTCCGCAGGAAGTACAGAATCCGTTGTCATTGATGAGATTACCGATAACCTTCCTTCCAAACTCATCGCCGTAACAAATGCTAATTCTGATTTTTTCAACGTCTGTCTCTGTTATATGATCCCTCCGGGCAGGCAGAATATACTCTGTATACCTAGTATATTATAGATACCGCTATATATAGACTGTGGTCTGCTACCAAGTACTTAAAAAAAGAAACGCCTGTTATAACAGGCTAAAAACTACGTTGTACGTGAGTATGAAAATCAATACCAGTATGACCATGAGGAAGAGCTTTTTAAGCTCTGAATAATTCCTTCCTATGGCATTTCCAAGCCTTAACCAGAATCCCATATCATACCTTTTTCTTAATTTTTATTCTTCTTCTATCCGAAGCCTGGTCATTACGTCTCCCTGTCTGACTTTATGGACCACGTCCATTCCATCAATGACTTTCCCGAATACTGTATGAACACCATCAAGATGGGGCTGTGGGGAATGGGTTATGAAGAACTGGCTTCCTCCGGTGTTTTTACCTGCATGTGCCATTGAAAGTGCACCGGTTCCGTGTTTTTGTGGATTTCCTTTAGTTTCACATTTAATTGTCCATCCAGGTCCGCCTGTGCCATCTCCCTTTGGACAACCGCCCTGGATCACGAAGTCGGAAATTACTCTGTGGAATGTAAGGCCATTGTAGAATCCTTGCTTGATAAGTTTTTCAAAGTTAGCCACTGTTTTAGGTGCATCCTTTTCAAATAGTTCAAGAACAATGTCGCCACTCTCAGTTTCGATAATTGCTTTTTTCATTTTAAGACTCCATAGATATAAGATTAAAATACGTCTGGCTTTTTTAGCTTTCGCTTTACGGCTGTTTTTATTCCTTATAGTAAATAAAGGTGGTTAGTATTTACCCTTTTGCAAAACACAAAACTTAAGGAACTAAGAAAACACGGAAAATCCGTAAAAAAAGAAAGAAAAGAAAGGATAAGTAATGCCAGAGGCATTACTTGCAGAGGTCGTAACTCTGGTTAACGATCTTGAGTGCGCAGAAGTCACCGCACATGGTGCATGCATCTGTGTCTTCTGGGGCACGACTGTTTCTGATTTCTCTTGCGAGTTCTGGGTCAAGTGCCTGCTCGTACATTGCTTCCCAGTCAAGTTTTGCGCGTGCTCTGCCCATTGCGAGGTCAACGTCACGGCTTTCCTTGTACTTTACCATGTCACCAACGTGTGCTGCAATCCTTGATGTCTTGACACCTTCAATTACATCTTCTTTGTTTGGAAGTGCAAGGTGTTCTGCTGGTGTTACGTAGCAGAGGAAGTCACAGCCCACGGATGCGGATGTGGCTGCTCCGATTGCTGTTACGATGTGGTCGCGACCTGCGCCGATGTCTGATACGAGTGGACCAAGCATGTAGAATGGCTTTCCATCGCTCATTGATTTCATCAGTTTAACGTTCATCTCTACTTCGTCGAGTGGAACGTGGCCTGGACCTTCGACAATGACCTGAAGACCATATTTGTCGTGTGCTTTCTGTGCACATTCTGAGTTGATAATCAATTCCTGAATCTGTGCCCTGTCGGTAGCATCGTGGATTGCACCTGCGCGCATTCCGTTACCTGTGGAAAGGGTAACTTCGTGTTCCT
The DNA window shown above is from Methanohalophilus levihalophilus and carries:
- a CDS encoding DUF166 domain-containing protein, which gives rise to MLPARRDHITETDVEKIRISICYGDEFGRKVIGNLINDNGFCTSCGELCDHCREFRPSYAMDIVELHEFTSDLPEFIEEPEEFLPEKMASCDLLLALNLHPDILAALPELAKRSNAKAVIAPGENPSLAPAGLVGQLRKKLEDMGVECEFPKPFCSLQKTGKHYIDSFVNLGFGRPKLYLELDDSGKGIALARVIRDAPCGCTWYVARKLSHSDVEEFKETVSKAHHAYPCTASMQQDPEIGDTILHEAGYIIRESVDSAIKEAQNEG
- a CDS encoding CGGC domain-containing protein, with translation MEGKRKIAVVRCDITAEACPGTGCFKAFNGRKVKFSDYDDDTEMAAFFTCGGCPGRRTYRLAKSLKKSGIDTVHLSSCMLMENYPECPHVDSIRKTFEDAGFEVVEGTHH
- a CDS encoding FeoA family protein, yielding MGSKMPLCMAPKGQDCKVCEICAGKALGHRLTEIGFNQHSCLKVVGSERGSVVVHINGSKYALGRGMAMKIIVEPVAGGEAT
- a CDS encoding FeoC-like transcriptional regulator; its protein translation is MGYKAVLKNFDDFSKTGSFSFNEMAAKMNMSSGQLKGMIDMMERMGHIEEVKTSCSASGSGCSKCHSSGCGSGMSPTLLGVTYRLTEKGRKVCAEA
- a CDS encoding formylmethanofuran dehydrogenase, which encodes MILLELENPVDKLCDYTFDFCWSSNFERDTVIPGQKGSTHTYREIVEALKAGETVHIKGDTGEQLAHSMGASIEHLGGNGGVEKAGTIIVDGNVGIEAGMGMVSGTMYVSGEIAEPLGNIIEVESDSEGYRKFVSITDLLCNNPDETPISNKLEGHKLVLSDNVLRGTIAARCSCDVEIQVTGNVYNGSGLLMQKGTLIIEGNAGMNTASHLNGGTVVVKGKCGEFAGAFMKAGYLIAEEMQGYVGADMKDGTILSHKKASISPPAQKGKLEKQDIELLKKYLDAGRFASLQYNKYEASDEGKYITIKMRDGSLVRRKVE
- a CDS encoding HIT family protein, giving the protein MDCLFCKIVSGEIPSYKIFEDYFTLAFLDINPVSRGHAVVIPKIHVSAFTEMKPDDAALLFSSVNKVTKTLLETLGAPAANIGLNNGELAGQVVPHVHVHIIPRYENDGGGSMHSIVSSEVDTGDLEDLAKQVLGNFQ
- a CDS encoding peptidylprolyl isomerase, coding for MKKAIIETESGDIVLELFEKDAPKTVANFEKLIKQGFYNGLTFHRVISDFVIQGGCPKGDGTGGPGWTIKCETKGNPQKHGTGALSMAHAGKNTGGSQFFITHSPQPHLDGVHTVFGKVIDGMDVVHKVRQGDVMTRLRIEEE
- a CDS encoding FeoA family protein, with product MSGYTLDLLETGSNGRIIEVKGRGSARRRLLDMGMIPGAIVHITKKAPLGDPIDIKVKGYNLSLRKQESGLIVVETVE
- the thiC gene encoding phosphomethylpyrimidine synthase ThiC; this encodes MSLVEDAKRGVITEEMKIVAANEGKDPEFIRRGIAAGRIVIPVTPYRDIKHCGIGEGLRTKVNASIGASSDIIDEEAEVEKAKAAEAAGADTLMELGTGGDFLGIRKKVCDAISLSVGSVPLYQAFISAAKRDGSIVHMTEDDLWNATEEQAKLGTNFMAIHTGINNIVLDRLKAHGRYGGLCSRGGAFMSTWMLHNEKENPLYADFDYLCEILKEHEVTLSTGNGMRAGAIHDATDRAQIQELIINSECAQKAHDKYGLQVIVEGPGHVPLDEVEMNVKLMKSMSDGKPFYMLGPLVSDIGAGRDHIVTAIGAATSASVGCDFLCYVTPAEHLALPNKEDVIEGVKTSRIAAHVGDMVKYKESRDVDLAMGRARAKLDWEAMYEQALDPELAREIRNSRAPEDTDACTMCGDFCALKIVNQSYDLCK
- the feoB gene encoding ferrous iron transport protein B; translated protein: MKQKITVAVAGNPNVGKTTLFNALTGARQKVGNWAGVTVEKKVGTREHGNYEIEIVDLPGTYSLTAYSMDEVVARDFIINEKPDIVLQVVDSTNLERNMYLTTQLLELGSRLVLALNMSDLAESRGESVDHDKLQEFLKVPAIKTVASSKEGITLLLDEIVNQFENPGQPEHEIGYGKELEDIICKLESILEKDEVFSSLYPLRWLSVKLLEGDADALEKLRESKVGKDVQNLLSGLDTDIYEAEMADKRYEFIGSLLPQVCTGCSEQVTASDLIDKVVTNKYLGIPIFLSLMWGMFELTFAFATPFMDMIDMFFGWLGGFVAANIETQWLASLLGDGIVAGVGSVVLFVPNIFILFFILALLEGSGYLARAAFIMDRIMYSVGLQGKSFIPMLMGFGCSVPAIMATRTLEDEKDRLVTMLVAPFMSCGARLPVYVLLAGTFFGRQAGTIIFGLYVLGILVAIASAKLFRSTLLRGESSPFIMELPPYRSPSLKTSVLHMWAQGYLYLRKVGTVIVGGVTIIWLLASFPSGVEYGSEQSFIGILGHLIEPLVAPLGFDWKIAVSLVFGFVAKEVVVGSLGVLYGSGEDEALLSGALLADPTFTPAIALGLMVFTLLYVPCIGTVAVIKKESGSWRWMGFAAAYTTFVAWMLAFITVKFGGFVLG
- a CDS encoding ATP-binding protein — protein: MVKRMIVHIDEEKCNGCGKCVSPCAEGAIQIIDGKAKVVSEELCDGMGFCIGVCPQDAISIEERQTVDFSPEAVAAAKVKRDEEAKETKHEDTSIHCFQCGLSENERYLMPLRHGKESIWVCTRCLPALIHG